In the genome of Carnobacterium pleistocenium FTR1, one region contains:
- the treR gene encoding trehalose operon repressor — MSKFNEIFLDLEADILNQRFISGDLLPSENELVKTYNVSRETIRKALNLLLEKGYIQKLQGKGSVVLDVKRFDFPVSGLTSYKELQDAQQMNSQTIVVHNDLQPISEYLADHLKLPLDTSILYLERLRKVNNEVVIIDKDYLLTSIIPTIPTDAAEHSLYYYIEHTLGLTISYAQKEITVDPITEEDKRLMDLQDDTHVVVVRSDVYLENTTLFQHTESRHRLDRFRFVDFARRRNSL, encoded by the coding sequence ATGAGTAAGTTTAACGAAATTTTTTTAGATCTTGAAGCGGATATTTTAAATCAACGCTTTATTTCCGGTGATCTTTTGCCTAGTGAGAATGAACTAGTAAAAACATACAATGTTTCCCGTGAAACAATCCGAAAGGCCTTAAATTTACTTTTAGAAAAAGGGTATATTCAAAAGCTGCAGGGGAAAGGCTCTGTTGTTTTAGACGTTAAACGCTTTGATTTCCCTGTCTCTGGCTTAACAAGCTACAAGGAACTTCAAGATGCACAACAAATGAATAGTCAAACTATCGTGGTTCACAATGACTTACAACCGATTTCTGAATACTTAGCTGATCATTTAAAGCTTCCATTAGATACTTCTATTTTGTATCTTGAACGATTGAGAAAAGTAAACAACGAAGTAGTTATCATAGATAAAGACTACTTGCTCACTTCTATCATTCCAACTATTCCAACTGATGCCGCTGAACATTCATTGTACTATTATATTGAACACACACTTGGATTAACCATCAGTTATGCTCAAAAAGAGATAACGGTAGATCCTATCACAGAAGAAGATAAACGCTTGATGGATTTACAAGATGATACCCATGTTGTGGTTGTACGAAGTGATGTTTATTTAGAAAACACGACTCTCTTTCAGCATACCGAGTCTCGTCACCGCTTGGATCGCTTTCGTTTTGTCGATTTTGCCAGACGTAGAAACTCACTTTAA
- a CDS encoding GyrI-like domain-containing protein yields the protein MNKFEWKKHSKELYLPKQKPAIIEVPEMKFFTIEGKGNPNSEPFKKNIETLYSLSYAVKMMSKKGMTPEGYFDYTVFPLEGYWDLDEKGRKLDYLNKDHLVYKLMIRQPDFVTEDVFHYAMDNVNGKKKAIDLEGVRFESITEGLCVQALHIGSYEGEPETFELME from the coding sequence ATGAATAAATTTGAATGGAAAAAACACTCAAAGGAACTTTATTTACCAAAACAAAAGCCAGCTATTATTGAAGTTCCAGAAATGAAATTTTTTACAATAGAAGGCAAGGGTAATCCGAATAGTGAACCATTTAAAAAGAATATTGAAACTCTTTATTCCTTGTCATATGCAGTAAAAATGATGTCAAAAAAAGGAATGACTCCAGAAGGCTATTTTGACTATACCGTTTTTCCTTTAGAAGGCTATTGGGATTTGGATGAAAAAGGTAGGAAGTTAGATTATCTAAATAAGGATCATTTAGTATACAAGTTAATGATCAGACAACCTGATTTTGTGACCGAGGATGTATTTCATTATGCCATGGATAACGTCAATGGAAAAAAGAAAGCTATTGATTTAGAAGGTGTCCGATTCGAATCGATAACAGAAGGCCTATGTGTGCAAGCCTTGCACATTGGAAGTTATGAGGGAGAACCAGAAACATTCGAATTAATGGAATAA
- a CDS encoding response regulator transcription factor has product MKIMIIEDDLVIASSLKEELMKWQYSAFYVTDFNDVMTRFTQEVPQLVLIDIKLPYFNGYYWCTEIRKISQVPIIFVSSQSERMDIVMAIQMGADDFISKPFDLTVALAKIQALLRRTYDFTGNDAYLSYQQVYLKTSELKVQYQDQEVELTKNEIKILEVLFLQKGAFVSREAIMMKLWENDSFIDDNTLAVNINRLRKKLTELNLSNFIVTKKGYGYGLQKDDHDETN; this is encoded by the coding sequence ATGAAAATTATGATTATTGAAGATGATTTAGTAATTGCTTCAAGTTTGAAAGAAGAGTTGATGAAATGGCAATACAGTGCCTTCTATGTCACAGATTTTAATGACGTAATGACTAGATTTACGCAAGAAGTACCACAATTAGTCTTAATAGATATCAAACTTCCGTATTTTAATGGCTATTATTGGTGTACGGAGATTCGTAAAATTTCTCAAGTACCCATTATTTTTGTTTCTTCTCAAAGTGAGCGAATGGACATTGTAATGGCAATTCAAATGGGAGCAGATGATTTCATTAGTAAGCCATTTGATTTAACAGTTGCTTTAGCCAAAATACAAGCATTGTTGCGGAGAACGTATGATTTTACTGGTAATGATGCTTACCTGAGTTATCAGCAGGTCTATCTAAAAACAAGCGAATTGAAGGTTCAATACCAGGATCAAGAAGTGGAATTGACCAAAAATGAAATAAAAATTTTAGAAGTACTCTTTCTACAAAAAGGAGCTTTTGTTTCACGAGAGGCTATTATGATGAAATTATGGGAAAATGATTCATTTATCGATGACAACACATTAGCCGTTAATATCAATCGTTTGCGCAAAAAGTTAACGGAATTAAACTTGTCTAACTTTATTGTAACCAAAAAAGGATATGGCTATGGACTTCAAAAGGATGATCATGATGAAACCAACTAA
- a CDS encoding sensor histidine kinase — translation MDFKRMIMMKPTKKWIAIFIAFIKANQSLLIVYILNILVFSLIYLLGRLPLYFLLFSIELSLFIGSCFFVFQFSRYYKRFRLLEQLDKDPVYTLKQLSVSQDPSEVFLRLKIEDLMKEIQQIERKNLQRSNSQMDYFTLWLHQIKTPISAISLLVQRNSQTESSHQMEQELLRIENYTHMALNYLKIENSGSDLDFVEVALDRVIKETVKKFSILFIYNRIQLDYQETAVITLSDEKWLRVLVEQILSNSLKYTPEGGTIKIYMSPTQKQQLIIEDTGIGIRSEDLPRIFERGYSGFNGRIHEKSTGLGLFLSQEITKRLGHNLLIESILGKGTKVMIDLAREPLIKDY, via the coding sequence ATGGACTTCAAAAGGATGATCATGATGAAACCAACTAAGAAATGGATAGCTATTTTTATTGCTTTTATTAAAGCCAATCAATCTTTGCTGATCGTATATATACTTAACATTTTAGTCTTTAGTCTCATCTACCTATTAGGACGATTGCCACTTTATTTTTTACTATTTAGTATTGAACTTTCTTTATTTATAGGTAGTTGTTTTTTTGTATTTCAGTTTTCAAGGTATTATAAGCGATTTCGATTGCTTGAACAGTTAGATAAGGACCCGGTCTATACGTTGAAACAATTATCGGTTAGTCAAGACCCTAGTGAAGTCTTTCTGCGGCTTAAAATTGAAGATTTAATGAAAGAAATTCAACAAATTGAAAGAAAAAATTTGCAGAGAAGCAATTCTCAGATGGATTATTTTACTTTGTGGCTTCATCAAATTAAAACACCTATTTCAGCTATCAGCTTATTGGTGCAACGAAACAGTCAAACGGAATCTAGCCACCAAATGGAACAAGAGCTATTACGGATTGAAAACTATACACATATGGCATTAAATTATTTGAAAATTGAAAACAGTGGTTCAGATTTGGATTTTGTAGAAGTTGCACTTGATCGTGTAATCAAAGAGACGGTTAAAAAATTTTCTATTTTATTTATTTACAATCGTATCCAATTAGACTACCAAGAGACAGCAGTCATTACTTTGTCAGATGAAAAGTGGTTGCGGGTATTAGTTGAACAGATTCTTTCCAATAGTTTAAAATATACGCCAGAAGGTGGCACTATCAAGATTTATATGAGTCCAACACAAAAGCAACAGCTCATTATTGAAGATACCGGTATTGGCATCCGCTCTGAAGATTTGCCGCGCATATTTGAACGCGGGTATTCAGGATTTAATGGAAGAATACATGAAAAATCAACTGGACTTGGGTTATTTCTTAGCCAAGAAATTACAAAACGACTTGGGCATAACCTGTTGATCGAGTCAATTTTAGGAAAAGGTACCAAAGTGATGATTGATTTAGCCAGAGAGCCGTTAATAAAAGACTATTGA
- a CDS encoding FtsX-like permease family protein, with product MNKFFFSKLALRNLKSNKQIYFPYIFASIATVAMFYMMVALMGNEFIQTRSDTLSTLFTLGAVVVGAFSFIFILYTNSFLIKRRKKEIGLYAILGMKKSHVSKILTIESITTSFFSIVIGLIVGHLLGELTFLILNYALKFGIKMSFPFTIMATAITIGLFVLIFLITLIYNITQVTFSNPIQLIKGKQTGEREPKSSILLFILSLLLIGSGYWMSVAIDNPLDAILYFFLAVVLVIAGTYFLFIAGSIFILKALKKNKALYYRPSPFISISGMLYRMKQNAVGLANITILATMVIIAVSTTAAIFIGTQDTLEVRFPYENQRTYYKTVDLEEQLDAIKKETVTSGLKVTETEMYTYYNLFPLIEKNEMVIGETDFSKRIPDTVQLLVREDYERIADQAIELKSNEVLLFDLNNTFDFSTLLIGDTTYQIKSKIENPLKMDESQSPNMIVVVDSKEVVESIIATDLEVRGIEIPIVSDAVLSWNTTGTQEQKKDYSNKIAASDSDNSYFDSKELLREEWYSMNGGFLFLGIFLGLLFTFGAALITYFKQVSEGYDDREKFQIMQKVGLDKQMIRKTTRLQIIWMFLLPLIIAVIHVIFAFPIIQKLLLIFSVVNTALIFWCFIGVIVGFSLIYWIIYQVTSKVYYSIVE from the coding sequence ATGAATAAATTTTTTTTTTCAAAGTTAGCCTTACGTAACCTTAAATCCAATAAGCAAATTTATTTTCCTTATATTTTTGCATCAATTGCAACAGTAGCGATGTTTTATATGATGGTTGCTTTAATGGGGAATGAATTTATTCAAACTAGATCAGATACGTTGTCTACACTTTTTACTTTAGGAGCTGTAGTCGTTGGGGCCTTTTCGTTTATATTTATTTTGTATACCAATAGTTTTCTGATCAAACGTCGAAAAAAAGAAATTGGGCTGTATGCGATATTGGGAATGAAGAAGAGCCATGTCTCTAAGATATTGACGATTGAATCAATCACAACAAGTTTTTTTAGTATTGTGATCGGTTTGATCGTTGGACACCTATTGGGAGAGCTTACTTTTCTTATTTTAAACTATGCTTTAAAATTTGGAATCAAAATGTCGTTTCCTTTTACAATAATGGCAACGGCGATTACGATTGGATTATTTGTGCTAATCTTTTTAATAACGTTAATTTACAATATCACGCAAGTAACATTTTCTAATCCTATCCAATTGATTAAAGGCAAACAAACAGGAGAACGAGAACCAAAAAGCTCGATTTTACTTTTTATTCTTTCTTTATTATTGATTGGATCAGGATACTGGATGTCGGTAGCTATCGACAATCCACTTGATGCTATCCTTTATTTTTTTCTTGCCGTAGTGTTAGTTATTGCTGGTACGTATTTTTTATTTATTGCTGGATCTATTTTCATTCTGAAAGCACTAAAGAAAAATAAGGCGTTGTATTATCGTCCAAGTCCATTTATTTCAATCTCCGGTATGCTTTATCGGATGAAACAAAATGCAGTAGGATTAGCGAATATTACTATTTTAGCAACGATGGTCATCATTGCGGTATCAACAACCGCGGCTATTTTTATTGGAACTCAAGATACTTTAGAGGTTCGTTTTCCATATGAAAATCAAAGAACTTATTATAAAACGGTCGATTTAGAAGAACAACTTGATGCAATCAAAAAGGAAACAGTAACGAGTGGATTAAAAGTTACAGAGACAGAGATGTATACGTACTATAATCTGTTTCCACTAATTGAAAAAAATGAAATGGTTATTGGAGAAACTGATTTTTCCAAAAGAATACCGGATACTGTCCAATTACTTGTCAGAGAAGATTATGAGAGGATAGCTGATCAAGCGATCGAGTTAAAATCTAATGAAGTATTGTTATTTGATTTAAACAATACATTTGATTTTTCAACATTGCTAATTGGAGACACAACGTATCAAATTAAATCAAAAATCGAAAATCCTTTGAAAATGGACGAATCACAGAGTCCAAATATGATTGTAGTAGTAGATTCTAAAGAGGTTGTAGAATCCATAATAGCTACTGATCTTGAAGTAAGAGGGATTGAAATTCCGATTGTTTCCGATGCAGTCTTATCTTGGAACACGACTGGAACGCAAGAGCAAAAAAAAGACTATTCCAACAAAATAGCAGCTAGTGATAGCGATAACTCATATTTTGACTCAAAAGAACTTCTGCGTGAAGAATGGTACAGTATGAATGGTGGATTTTTGTTCTTAGGTATTTTTCTTGGTTTATTGTTTACGTTTGGTGCAGCGTTGATTACGTATTTCAAACAAGTCTCAGAAGGCTATGATGACCGAGAAAAATTTCAAATTATGCAAAAAGTTGGGTTAGATAAACAGATGATTCGTAAAACTACACGCCTACAAATTATTTGGATGTTCCTTTTACCATTAATTATTGCTGTAATTCATGTGATATTTGCTTTTCCAATTATTCAAAAATTATTGCTTATTTTTAGTGTGGTCAATACAGCATTAATCTTTTGGTGTTTTATCGGCGTAATAGTTGGCTTTAGTTTAATTTATTGGATTATTTATCAAGTAACGTCAAAAGTTTATTATAGTATTGTTGAATAA
- the ade gene encoding adenine deaminase, with protein sequence MENVKTSALEKRIKAAAKKIPADLVVKNGTIVNVFTGELMCGDIAITEGMIVGIGSYDGVEIIDAQNKIIVPGFIDGHVHIESSLLTPKEFSKVVLQHGVTSVITDPHEIANVAGADGIQFMLEEAGKLPMDIYVMLSSSVPATAFENNGAVLTAEQLKPFLSEPKVLGLAEVMDFVSVKKGDRVMMDKLAMVQEMNGFIDGHAAGLTREELNIYLAAGIRTDHEGINAQEAKDRLDLGMYLMIREGTVAKDLTALLPAVTVKNARRCLFVTDDKLIDDLIEEGSIDHIIRLAIQKGLDPITAIQMGTLNTAECFNLKHLGAIASGYQADFLILDDLETIAIDQVYKKGICISDNGKLNSSLFETSLKTKLSGADLAKINTQELIMDALAIPLTDSTCNVIGIIPNSLVTDHLKETVNVEKGLFVPSTKKDQLKIAVIERHKGLNHIGLGIVKGFRLKNGAIATTVAHDSHNIVAVGTSDQEILKAVEQVIKTNGGLAVVSGEQVLASLALPVAGLMTESGYIEVNQTLKKLNEAVTMIGESVNFNPFLTLSFLTLPVIPKLKLTDLGLFDFESFSHIPIQAIKEQ encoded by the coding sequence TTGGAAAATGTAAAAACTTCAGCATTAGAAAAAAGAATAAAAGCGGCAGCTAAAAAGATACCAGCTGATTTAGTCGTTAAAAATGGAACGATCGTAAACGTATTTACGGGAGAACTTATGTGTGGAGATATCGCTATTACAGAAGGTATGATTGTAGGAATCGGTTCGTATGATGGAGTTGAAATCATTGATGCGCAAAATAAAATCATTGTTCCAGGGTTTATTGATGGACATGTACATATTGAAAGCTCATTGTTGACCCCAAAAGAATTTTCAAAAGTGGTCTTGCAGCATGGTGTAACAAGTGTCATTACAGACCCGCATGAAATTGCGAATGTCGCTGGAGCGGATGGTATTCAATTTATGTTAGAAGAAGCTGGGAAATTGCCAATGGACATTTATGTCATGTTATCTTCTAGTGTCCCAGCAACAGCGTTTGAAAATAATGGAGCAGTATTAACTGCTGAACAACTTAAACCGTTCTTATCCGAACCGAAAGTATTAGGTTTAGCAGAAGTGATGGATTTTGTGTCTGTTAAAAAAGGCGATCGTGTCATGATGGATAAGCTTGCAATGGTTCAAGAAATGAACGGGTTTATCGATGGGCATGCTGCCGGTTTGACAAGAGAGGAATTGAATATTTATTTAGCAGCTGGAATTCGAACTGATCATGAAGGTATCAATGCTCAAGAAGCAAAAGATCGTTTAGACTTGGGAATGTATTTAATGATCCGAGAGGGTACTGTAGCTAAAGATTTAACTGCCTTATTACCTGCTGTAACGGTCAAAAATGCTAGAAGATGTTTATTTGTAACAGACGATAAATTGATTGATGATTTAATAGAAGAGGGTAGTATTGATCATATTATCCGATTGGCCATCCAAAAGGGACTAGATCCTATAACGGCTATCCAAATGGGCACTTTAAATACAGCGGAATGTTTTAATCTTAAACACCTAGGTGCAATTGCTTCAGGTTATCAAGCTGATTTCTTGATTTTGGATGATTTAGAAACGATTGCTATTGATCAAGTATATAAAAAAGGTATTTGTATCTCAGATAATGGAAAGTTAAACAGTTCCTTATTTGAAACGAGTCTTAAGACAAAGCTTAGCGGCGCTGACCTAGCAAAAATAAATACGCAAGAACTGATAATGGACGCATTAGCGATTCCTTTAACGGATTCCACTTGTAATGTTATCGGAATTATTCCAAATAGTTTGGTTACCGATCATTTAAAAGAAACAGTTAACGTTGAAAAAGGTCTTTTTGTACCTTCAACTAAAAAAGATCAGTTAAAAATCGCGGTTATTGAACGGCATAAAGGATTGAATCATATTGGGTTGGGCATTGTAAAAGGTTTTCGCTTGAAAAATGGCGCAATTGCCACAACTGTGGCTCATGATTCACACAACATAGTAGCAGTAGGCACTTCTGATCAAGAGATATTAAAAGCAGTTGAACAAGTAATCAAAACTAATGGAGGTTTAGCGGTTGTTTCAGGAGAGCAAGTTTTAGCTTCGCTAGCGCTACCTGTAGCAGGTTTGATGACAGAATCTGGGTATATAGAAGTCAATCAAACTTTAAAAAAATTAAATGAAGCTGTCACAATGATTGGGGAATCTGTCAACTTTAATCCATTTTTGACCTTATCCTTTTTGACTCTTCCAGTCATTCCAAAATTAAAACTAACAGACTTAGGATTATTTGATTTTGAAAGTTTTTCTCATATACCGATTCAAGCTATAAAAGAGCAATAA
- the treP gene encoding PTS system trehalose-specific EIIBC component, with protein MADYTQDAKQLLEDIGGPDNISAVSHCATRMRFVLNDPAKADSKKIEDIPAVKGTFTQAGQYQVIIGNDVATFYNEFSKISGKEGVSKDEVKAASKQNQNPIQRAMSVLAEIFTPIIPAIVVGGLILGFRNILEAIPMESLGQLMVDGVAQVNNAGEPVYNTIVNVSQFWSGVNSFLWLIGEAIFHFLPVGITWSVAKKMGTTQILGIVLGITLVSPQLLNAYAVAGTAAAEVPVWDFGYFTIDMIGYQAQVIPAMLAGFLLAYLELWLRKVIPQAISMIFVPFFALVPTVLLAHTVLGPIGWVIGNWVSSVVYAGLGSSFNWLFGALFGFLYAPLVITGLHHMTNAIDLQLIADFDGTNLWPMIALSNIAQGSAVLAIIFLHRGNEKEEQVSIPAAISCYLGVTEPAMFGINIKYIYPFVAAMIGSGLAGLIATIFNVTANSIGVGGLPGILSIQNEYWGIFLVCMAISIVVPFVLTVVFRKYNILNKSDQVVVTEPELGK; from the coding sequence ATGGCAGATTACACACAAGATGCAAAGCAGCTTTTAGAAGATATCGGAGGTCCCGATAATATTTCTGCAGTCAGTCACTGTGCCACTCGTATGCGTTTCGTATTAAATGATCCTGCAAAAGCAGACAGCAAAAAAATCGAGGATATTCCTGCAGTTAAAGGTACTTTTACTCAAGCCGGTCAGTACCAAGTTATTATTGGTAACGATGTTGCCACATTTTATAATGAATTTTCAAAAATTTCCGGTAAAGAAGGCGTATCAAAGGACGAAGTAAAAGCAGCAAGTAAGCAGAATCAAAATCCGATACAACGTGCGATGTCTGTTTTAGCAGAAATTTTCACTCCAATTATTCCGGCAATCGTAGTAGGTGGGCTGATTTTAGGGTTCCGTAACATCTTAGAAGCTATCCCTATGGAATCGCTTGGTCAATTGATGGTAGATGGTGTAGCACAAGTCAATAATGCTGGAGAACCAGTTTATAATACAATTGTTAATGTTAGTCAGTTTTGGAGTGGTGTTAACTCGTTCTTATGGCTGATTGGTGAAGCTATTTTCCACTTCTTACCAGTCGGTATCACTTGGAGCGTTGCTAAGAAAATGGGAACGACTCAAATTCTAGGAATCGTTTTAGGGATCACATTAGTATCACCTCAATTATTGAATGCGTATGCAGTTGCTGGAACAGCAGCAGCAGAAGTTCCTGTATGGGATTTTGGGTACTTTACGATTGATATGATCGGGTACCAAGCACAAGTTATTCCTGCTATGTTAGCTGGATTTTTACTTGCTTATCTAGAATTGTGGTTACGTAAAGTTATCCCACAAGCTATTTCAATGATTTTTGTACCATTCTTTGCTTTAGTTCCAACCGTTTTACTTGCACATACAGTTTTAGGTCCAATTGGTTGGGTTATAGGGAACTGGGTCTCAAGTGTCGTTTATGCAGGATTAGGAAGTTCGTTTAACTGGTTATTTGGAGCATTGTTTGGCTTCTTATATGCACCATTAGTGATTACTGGATTGCACCACATGACAAATGCAATCGATCTACAATTGATTGCTGATTTCGACGGAACCAATTTATGGCCAATGATTGCTTTGTCAAATATTGCTCAAGGTTCAGCAGTATTAGCTATTATTTTCTTACACCGTGGAAATGAAAAAGAAGAACAAGTGTCTATCCCAGCAGCGATCTCTTGTTATTTAGGTGTAACAGAACCAGCTATGTTCGGGATAAATATTAAGTATATCTACCCATTTGTAGCAGCTATGATTGGTTCGGGTCTTGCAGGGTTGATAGCAACTATTTTTAATGTAACAGCCAATTCAATTGGTGTTGGTGGACTTCCAGGAATTTTATCTATTCAAAATGAATACTGGGGCATCTTCTTAGTTTGTATGGCAATCTCAATTGTGGTACCGTTTGTCTTGACAGTTGTATTCCGTAAATACAATATTTTAAATAAATCAGATCAAGTCGTTGTTACAGAACCAGAATTAGGAAAATAA
- the treC gene encoding alpha,alpha-phosphotrehalase yields MSTFHEKVVYQIYPKSFKDSNGDGVGDLKGIIEKIPYLADLGVDVLWINPFFISPQKDNGYDIADYVEIDPLFGTMEDFEELIAVTVEYKLEIMLDMVLNHTSIEHEWFQRALKGEKKYQDYYILRDPKADGSHPTNWVSKFGGPAWAPFADTGKEYLHLYDVSQADLDWRNPEVREEVFNVVNFWLEKGVKGFRFDVINVIGKEEVLIDAEDGVGKSLYTDRPIAHEFIHEMNQKTFGKQSNIMTVGEMSSTTIENGIAYSNPDKQELSMVFSFHHLKVDYLDGEKWSKMPFDFMKLKKLLNDWQEGMSKGNGWNALFWNNHDQPRAISRFGDPIHHFEASAKLLAQTIHLLRGTPYVYQGEELGMTNPEFQEITDYADVETHNAYKELQDNGLLPEEIMEIIKEKSRDNSRTPMHWTDEKNAGFTTGEPWIKVAGNYPEINVEKERKEGTIFTFYKKLIQLRKKMPIIAEGDYRGVLMDHPSIYGYVREYEGEQLLVLSHFYAEAVTVEIPQEFLTRASCYLIGNGEKRVLTAKMELGPYETMAFYFEADEKKKG; encoded by the coding sequence ATGAGTACCTTTCATGAGAAAGTTGTGTATCAGATTTACCCAAAATCTTTTAAGGATTCAAATGGAGATGGAGTAGGGGATTTAAAAGGGATTATTGAAAAAATACCCTATCTAGCTGACTTAGGTGTTGATGTATTATGGATCAATCCATTTTTCATTTCTCCTCAAAAAGACAATGGCTATGATATCGCTGATTATGTAGAAATCGATCCATTATTTGGAACGATGGAAGATTTTGAGGAACTCATTGCTGTAACTGTTGAATACAAACTGGAAATTATGTTGGATATGGTTTTAAATCATACATCTATTGAACATGAATGGTTTCAACGAGCTTTAAAGGGAGAAAAAAAATACCAAGATTACTATATCTTACGTGACCCCAAAGCAGATGGAAGCCACCCTACAAACTGGGTCTCAAAATTTGGAGGCCCAGCTTGGGCTCCTTTTGCGGATACTGGAAAAGAGTACTTGCATTTATATGATGTGTCGCAAGCGGACTTAGATTGGCGTAATCCTGAAGTAAGAGAAGAAGTATTCAATGTAGTCAATTTTTGGTTAGAAAAAGGCGTAAAAGGATTCCGATTTGATGTAATCAACGTTATTGGTAAAGAGGAAGTCCTTATTGATGCAGAAGATGGCGTAGGAAAATCTTTGTATACTGATCGACCAATAGCGCATGAATTTATTCATGAAATGAATCAAAAAACTTTTGGAAAACAATCCAATATAATGACTGTTGGAGAAATGTCTTCAACGACGATTGAAAATGGGATCGCTTATTCTAATCCTGATAAACAAGAGCTTTCTATGGTTTTTAGTTTCCATCATTTGAAAGTCGACTATTTAGATGGAGAAAAATGGAGTAAGATGCCATTTGATTTTATGAAATTAAAAAAATTACTCAATGATTGGCAAGAGGGAATGTCTAAAGGAAATGGTTGGAATGCATTGTTCTGGAATAACCATGACCAACCACGAGCAATAAGCCGCTTTGGAGACCCTATTCATCATTTTGAGGCATCTGCTAAGCTTTTAGCTCAGACGATTCATTTGCTGCGTGGAACTCCTTATGTGTATCAAGGGGAAGAACTTGGTATGACGAATCCAGAATTTCAAGAAATTACCGATTATGCAGATGTAGAAACGCACAATGCTTATAAAGAACTGCAAGATAATGGTTTGTTACCTGAAGAAATCATGGAAATCATCAAAGAAAAATCGCGAGATAACAGCCGAACCCCAATGCATTGGACAGATGAAAAAAATGCTGGTTTTACAACTGGAGAACCATGGATAAAAGTAGCTGGAAACTATCCTGAAATCAATGTAGAAAAAGAGCGAAAAGAAGGAACGATTTTCACCTTTTATAAAAAATTAATTCAACTTAGAAAAAAGATGCCAATCATTGCTGAAGGAGATTACCGTGGAGTCTTAATGGATCATCCGAGCATCTATGGTTATGTAAGAGAGTATGAAGGTGAACAATTATTAGTTCTTAGTCATTTCTATGCAGAAGCTGTAACGGTTGAAATTCCGCAAGAATTTTTAACTAGAGCTAGTTGTTATCTTATTGGTAATGGGGAAAAGAGAGTATTGACAGCAAAAATGGAATTAGGTCCTTATGAAACGATGGCTTTCTATTTTGAAGCAGATGAAAAAAAGAAGGGGTAA
- a CDS encoding ABC transporter ATP-binding protein, with product MTLLEVNHLKKTYTGRFSSQGVQALKDINFSVEKGEFVSIMGESGSGKTSLLNILATLDTATTGEVMLEGRDLTEIKDREISNFRRDYLGFVFQDFNLLDNFSIKDNILLPLVLSNTPITEMENRLMPIIKKLKIDGVINHYPYEVSGGQKQRAAVARALITNPKLLLADEPTGALDSKSSQSLLETFESINNAGQTIIMVTHSTRAAAYSNRVLFIQDGEVYHEIYRGEQTPDQFMDKISQALVVLANRGEQHE from the coding sequence ATGACATTATTAGAAGTGAATCATTTAAAAAAAACCTATACGGGAAGATTTTCATCGCAGGGAGTCCAAGCCTTAAAAGACATAAATTTTTCAGTTGAAAAAGGAGAATTTGTTTCAATTATGGGAGAATCGGGTTCAGGAAAAACAAGCTTATTGAACATCCTAGCAACACTCGATACAGCTACTACTGGTGAAGTAATGCTGGAAGGAAGAGACCTAACAGAGATTAAAGATAGAGAGATTTCTAATTTCCGTAGAGATTACCTAGGATTTGTTTTCCAAGATTTTAACTTATTGGATAATTTTTCAATCAAAGACAATATTTTATTGCCGCTTGTGCTATCTAATACGCCAATAACTGAAATGGAGAATCGCTTGATGCCTATCATTAAAAAATTAAAAATTGATGGAGTGATCAATCATTATCCGTATGAAGTTTCTGGGGGACAGAAACAGCGAGCTGCAGTAGCTCGAGCCTTGATTACAAATCCAAAATTATTACTTGCAGATGAACCCACTGGAGCACTGGATTCAAAATCTAGCCAGAGTCTGTTAGAAACCTTTGAATCCATTAATAATGCTGGTCAAACGATTATTATGGTTACCCATAGTACAAGAGCAGCAGCCTACTCGAACCGCGTTTTGTTTATTCAAGATGGCGAAGTGTATCACGAGATTTATCGTGGCGAACAAACACCCGATCAGTTTATGGATAAAATTTCTCAAGCGTTGGTTGTTTTAGCAAATAGAGGTGAGCAACATGAATAA